A single region of the Halonatronomonas betaini genome encodes:
- a CDS encoding L,D-transpeptidase family protein produces MITKFLLIFLITGILFTPSVDASEYIDELHELLETENDIETDYLWLEDGEFNRHGLEIYELINQAEAKGLNSQDYLLGDINGIWMNIRYQDVDNIETENLKELDELLTRALLKYTSDLATGRLDSETLEREIVNEEILNGFPWIIESIKSGRPVKEVLSDYEPDHPYYLALLEGLENRNNFSDDQIDEIILNIERWRMEYGQLPDNHLISNIPSFRLEVFEGSESVINMKTVVGTQNRPTPVMEGNLNRMTISPRWFMPTSIAVEDHLPKVKEDVEHLERGNYRVYTLENGDYVQVDPETVDWEDVEADKDEFPYFFWQDSGPGNALGSLVFRFPNNQSIYFHDTPDTHLFALDDRARSSGCIRLEKPMELAKYLLEDMPEWPEERLEEKISDRDETWLNLNSTLPIYLTYFTVVPDENGDLSFHEDIYEKNEDLLNALSNIN; encoded by the coding sequence ATGATAACCAAGTTTTTATTAATCTTTTTAATTACAGGCATATTATTTACTCCTTCAGTAGATGCCTCTGAATATATTGATGAACTTCATGAATTATTAGAGACTGAAAATGATATAGAAACAGATTATCTCTGGCTTGAAGATGGTGAATTTAACCGGCACGGCCTAGAAATATATGAACTAATCAACCAGGCAGAGGCAAAGGGTTTAAATAGCCAGGATTATTTACTCGGAGATATAAACGGTATCTGGATGAATATCCGCTACCAGGATGTAGACAATATAGAAACTGAAAATCTAAAGGAACTGGATGAACTACTAACCAGAGCTTTACTTAAATATACAAGTGATTTAGCAACTGGAAGATTAGATTCTGAAACTTTAGAAAGAGAAATTGTTAATGAAGAGATTCTTAATGGCTTCCCCTGGATTATTGAATCAATTAAATCAGGTCGTCCAGTTAAAGAAGTTTTATCAGACTATGAACCAGACCATCCCTATTATCTTGCTTTATTAGAAGGATTAGAAAACAGAAATAATTTTAGCGATGATCAAATAGACGAAATCATTTTAAATATTGAGCGCTGGAGAATGGAATATGGACAGTTACCTGACAACCATCTGATCTCTAATATTCCATCATTCCGTTTAGAAGTATTTGAGGGAAGCGAATCTGTTATTAACATGAAGACTGTTGTTGGAACTCAAAATCGGCCTACTCCTGTAATGGAAGGCAATTTAAATAGAATGACAATCAGCCCTCGCTGGTTTATGCCAACTTCTATAGCAGTTGAAGATCACTTGCCAAAGGTAAAAGAAGATGTAGAACATCTGGAACGTGGAAATTATAGGGTCTATACCCTGGAAAATGGCGATTATGTTCAGGTCGATCCTGAAACTGTTGACTGGGAAGATGTTGAAGCAGATAAAGATGAGTTCCCATATTTTTTCTGGCAGGATTCTGGCCCAGGCAATGCTCTAGGGTCTTTAGTCTTTCGCTTTCCAAATAATCAGAGTATCTATTTCCATGATACTCCCGATACCCATCTCTTTGCTTTAGATGATAGAGCAAGAAGCTCAGGTTGTATCAGACTTGAAAAACCTATGGAGTTAGCAAAATATTTGCTGGAAGATATGCCTGAATGGCCTGAAGAAAGATTAGAAGAAAAAATTTCTGACAGAGATGAAACCTGGTTAAACCTTAATAGTACTTTACCTATCTATCTCACCTATTTTACAGTAGTTCCTGATGAGAACGGCGATTTAAGCTTCCATGAAGATATCTATGAAAAAAATGAAGATCTACTAAATGCTTTAAGCAACATAAACTAA
- a CDS encoding ABC transporter permease yields the protein MAKEKNQKLKRKKFANSRTLKRILFNKKAIVGGILLFLIALSAIFAPFISPYDPIEQNMRNRLQPPSREHPLGTDNFGRDILTRILYGGRISLRIGFISVGIAIFFGCIMGILSGFYGGWIDSVIMRFIDIMLALPGFLLALAIVAALGATINNVMIAVGISYIPVFARLMRSAVMSVIEKDYISAARGIGGNDFQIIFKHVIPNSINPIVVQATLAMAGSILSAAGLSFLGLGAQPPTPEWGSMIASTRQFIRLSHYPVTFSGIAIVVTVLSLNLFGDGLRDALDPKTLEHN from the coding sequence ATGGCTAAAGAAAAAAATCAAAAATTAAAAAGAAAAAAATTTGCTAATAGCAGAACTTTAAAGCGAATCTTGTTCAATAAAAAAGCTATAGTTGGGGGAATTTTATTATTTCTGATAGCATTATCAGCAATTTTTGCACCATTTATTAGCCCCTATGATCCTATTGAACAGAATATGAGAAATAGACTGCAGCCCCCGAGTAGAGAACATCCCTTAGGAACAGACAACTTTGGTAGAGATATTTTAACCAGAATTTTATATGGAGGAAGAATTTCATTAAGAATTGGCTTTATTTCTGTTGGAATTGCTATATTTTTTGGATGTATAATGGGAATTCTTTCTGGTTTTTATGGTGGCTGGATAGATAGTGTAATTATGAGATTTATTGATATAATGCTTGCACTACCAGGATTTCTACTTGCACTTGCGATTGTTGCTGCCCTTGGAGCAACAATTAACAACGTTATGATTGCAGTAGGAATATCTTATATACCTGTCTTTGCAAGATTAATGAGGAGTGCTGTTATGTCAGTAATCGAAAAGGATTATATATCAGCAGCCAGAGGAATTGGCGGAAATGATTTTCAAATAATTTTTAAACATGTTATTCCAAACTCAATTAATCCAATAGTAGTTCAGGCAACTCTAGCAATGGCTGGTTCTATTTTATCAGCTGCCGGTCTTAGTTTCCTTGGTTTAGGAGCTCAGCCTCCAACACCTGAATGGGGAAGTATGATTGCCAGTACCAGACAGTTTATCAGGCTATCCCATTATCCAGTTACATTTTCAGGAATCGCTATTGTTGTAACTGTTTTATCATTAAATTTATTTGGTGACGGCTTACGCGATGCTCTTGATCCAAAGACACTTGAGCATAATTAA
- a CDS encoding P1 family peptidase, whose protein sequence is MTDSQESRRRRIREWGIIPGVLPTGDKNSITDINGVKVGHVTIMKGDGKLVPGKGPIRTGVTAILPHSDNIFSNPVEAGVHVINGYGKPTGLEQIKELGRLSSPILLTSTLNVPRVADALIDYVLKDNPEIGINGPSFNPVVLECNDGYLNDLQGRHVKAQHVHRALISASSDRASEGDVGAGTGMTAFGFKGGIGSASRKIKFDSTEFNLGALVLSNFGRREELKINGYPLYQLDQDLLNLHETGGGDGSVIVILATDLPLNNRQLTRLASRSNIGLGRVGSLADNGSGDFALAFSTTKKYKRNDKGKIILNHEDSQKQELPVNLTESDLMKELFQAVVESTEEAVLNSLFMAATVRGRDGHKAKGLPGDKVAAALERNRLCRPNK, encoded by the coding sequence ATGACAGATTCTCAAGAGAGTAGAAGACGAAGAATCAGAGAATGGGGAATTATTCCTGGAGTCTTGCCAACTGGCGATAAAAACTCTATTACTGATATTAATGGAGTTAAAGTTGGTCATGTTACAATTATGAAAGGTGATGGCAAATTGGTCCCTGGGAAAGGTCCTATCAGGACTGGTGTTACAGCTATTTTGCCTCATTCAGATAATATATTCTCTAATCCTGTTGAAGCAGGAGTTCATGTTATTAATGGTTATGGGAAACCTACTGGCCTGGAGCAGATAAAAGAGTTAGGCCGTTTATCTTCACCAATTTTATTAACATCAACTCTGAATGTGCCCAGGGTTGCTGATGCCTTAATCGATTATGTTTTAAAGGATAATCCTGAAATAGGGATTAATGGGCCCAGCTTTAACCCTGTTGTTCTTGAATGTAATGATGGTTATTTAAATGATTTGCAGGGTAGGCATGTTAAAGCACAACATGTTCATCGGGCTCTGATTTCAGCCAGTAGCGATAGAGCAAGTGAAGGCGATGTTGGGGCTGGAACCGGTATGACTGCCTTTGGTTTTAAAGGTGGGATTGGCTCTGCATCTAGAAAAATAAAATTTGATAGCACTGAATTTAATCTCGGTGCTTTAGTTTTAAGTAATTTTGGCCGCCGGGAAGAGTTAAAGATAAATGGATATCCTTTATATCAATTGGACCAGGACCTTTTGAATTTACATGAAACTGGCGGTGGAGATGGTTCGGTAATTGTGATTTTAGCTACTGATCTGCCTCTAAATAATCGGCAGTTAACCAGGCTTGCCTCAAGGTCTAATATTGGCCTGGGCCGGGTTGGTTCTTTAGCTGATAATGGCAGTGGCGATTTTGCCCTGGCATTTTCAACTACTAAAAAATATAAGCGAAATGATAAAGGTAAGATTATTTTAAATCATGAAGATTCACAGAAACAGGAGTTGCCAGTTAATTTAACTGAGAGTGATTTAATGAAGGAATTATTTCAGGCAGTCGTTGAAAGCACTGAAGAGGCGGTTTTAAATTCATTATTTATGGCCGCAACTGTTAGGGGCAGAGATGGGCATAAAGCTAAGGGGCTCCCAGGTGATAAGGTGGCAGCAGCTTTAGAAAGAAATAGGTTATGTCGTCCTAATAAATAA
- a CDS encoding ABC transporter permease, with translation MWKYIVKRLLALIPVLIGVSIFVFLLIHLTPGDPALIMMGEQAPPEQLEIMREQMGLNRPLPVQYATWAADAVQLDFGRSIRSRRPVIWEILDRLPNTAILAVASVTLAVIIGIPVGVLSAAKPNSFFDNLFTAIAFTAVGMPVFWQAIMLILIFSVFLGWFPSSGMGPNISYFILPTIALSTVTTASIIRITRSTMLDVLKEDYVRTARAKGVNERSVIYKHALRNSLIPVVTIIGLAFGRLMGGAVLTETIFAWPGIGRLLVDAIRTKDFPVVQGTIMVFAIIYALVNLGTDIFYGFLDPKIRAKYE, from the coding sequence ATGTGGAAATATATAGTTAAAAGATTACTAGCATTAATACCAGTACTAATTGGAGTATCAATATTCGTCTTTTTATTAATCCATCTAACCCCTGGAGATCCTGCTTTAATTATGATGGGAGAACAGGCCCCTCCTGAACAACTCGAGATAATGCGTGAACAAATGGGATTAAATAGGCCTCTACCTGTTCAGTACGCAACCTGGGCAGCAGATGCAGTTCAATTAGATTTTGGAAGATCAATAAGGTCTCGTAGACCAGTCATCTGGGAAATACTCGATAGGCTGCCAAACACAGCTATTTTAGCAGTAGCATCAGTAACACTGGCTGTGATAATCGGAATTCCGGTTGGTGTACTTTCAGCAGCTAAACCTAATTCATTTTTTGATAACCTCTTTACTGCAATTGCTTTTACGGCAGTAGGTATGCCAGTCTTCTGGCAGGCAATCATGTTAATTTTAATTTTTTCAGTATTTTTAGGCTGGTTCCCCTCATCTGGAATGGGCCCTAATATCAGTTATTTCATTTTGCCAACAATAGCGCTATCTACTGTAACAACTGCAAGTATAATTAGAATAACACGATCTACTATGCTCGATGTTTTAAAAGAAGATTATGTAAGAACTGCAAGAGCAAAAGGGGTAAATGAAAGATCAGTTATCTATAAACATGCCTTAAGAAACTCATTAATTCCTGTTGTAACAATTATCGGACTAGCTTTTGGACGGTTAATGGGTGGAGCAGTTTTGACTGAAACTATTTTCGCCTGGCCAGGTATTGGTCGTCTTCTTGTTGATGCTATCAGGACAAAAGACTTTCCAGTTGTCCAGGGAACTATTATGGTATTTGCAATTATTTATGCATTAGTAAATCTTGGAACAGATATCTTCTATGGATTTCTCGACCCTAAAATACGAGCCAAATATGAATAG
- a CDS encoding peptidoglycan-binding protein codes for MILFLATLVIAQNNNLLAGEVFSPGQEDESVEELQNKLEELSFFSVSQTGLYGEETRRAVERFQAAADLRPDGIAGPETLNAIDRALNSIDISQREELKIYTHNVDVIYLQYKLSQLGYLATEPTGLFRNQTQSAVKEFQTDHGIDSDGIVGRSTWQALEEEFDQLGDATYDTDDIEEDIEDDTEEAVAEAEDQKETTEQTAEVNVDEMEIIRSGDSGEAVAELQENLIAIGLYPLSADGDFGHQTEMAVRQFQEMSGLDVDGVVGPATWEELLTDEEGEEKSSTYQVRSGDSLWTIANRFDASVNDIRAANNINGDTIRAGQSITIPGNGDSNINQQSVEALSWSQVNRLFPRNSTATVTDVQTGLSFRIKRLYGTNHADVEPLTAQDTNVMRRIYGGSWSWDRRAVVVNINGRLIAGSINGVPHGGQSINNNNFNGHFCLHFEGSRTHGNNRVDSEHQNMVNRSASQNWPLYRN; via the coding sequence TTGATTTTATTTTTAGCAACATTAGTCATTGCACAGAATAACAATCTATTAGCAGGTGAAGTCTTTAGTCCAGGCCAGGAAGATGAAAGTGTTGAAGAATTACAAAACAAACTTGAAGAGCTCAGTTTCTTCTCTGTTTCTCAGACAGGACTCTACGGTGAAGAAACAAGGAGAGCAGTCGAGAGATTCCAGGCAGCAGCAGATTTAAGGCCAGATGGAATTGCAGGTCCAGAAACATTAAACGCAATCGATAGAGCTTTAAATAGTATCGATATATCCCAGAGAGAAGAGCTAAAAATTTATACCCATAATGTAGACGTTATTTATCTTCAATATAAGCTGAGTCAGCTAGGTTACCTGGCTACTGAACCAACAGGTTTATTTAGAAATCAGACCCAATCAGCCGTAAAAGAATTCCAGACTGATCACGGAATTGATAGCGATGGAATTGTAGGCAGATCTACCTGGCAGGCATTAGAAGAAGAGTTCGATCAATTAGGAGACGCTACATATGATACAGATGATATTGAAGAAGATATAGAAGATGATACTGAAGAAGCAGTAGCCGAAGCTGAAGATCAAAAAGAAACAACCGAGCAAACAGCAGAAGTAAATGTTGATGAAATGGAAATAATCAGAAGCGGTGATTCAGGAGAGGCAGTTGCAGAATTACAGGAAAATTTAATTGCAATTGGACTTTACCCATTAAGTGCAGATGGAGATTTCGGTCATCAAACCGAAATGGCGGTCCGCCAATTTCAGGAGATGTCAGGCCTGGATGTTGATGGTGTTGTTGGTCCGGCAACCTGGGAAGAACTCCTGACTGATGAAGAAGGTGAGGAAAAGAGTTCAACCTATCAGGTCAGGTCTGGTGATAGTCTCTGGACGATTGCCAATAGATTTGACGCTTCAGTTAATGATATCAGAGCAGCTAATAATATCAACGGAGATACCATTAGAGCCGGCCAGAGTATTACAATACCAGGTAATGGCGACAGTAATATCAATCAACAATCTGTAGAAGCATTGAGCTGGAGTCAGGTCAATCGACTATTCCCGAGAAATAGCACAGCAACAGTAACCGATGTCCAAACTGGCCTGAGCTTTAGAATTAAACGTCTATATGGAACTAACCATGCAGATGTAGAACCATTAACTGCCCAGGATACAAATGTAATGCGTCGAATATATGGTGGCAGCTGGAGCTGGGACCGGAGAGCTGTTGTTGTTAATATCAATGGTAGATTAATTGCCGGCTCAATTAATGGAGTTCCACATGGAGGCCAGAGCATTAATAATAATAATTTTAACGGTCACTTCTGTCTCCATTTCGAAGGTAGCAGAACCCATGGCAATAATAGAGTAGATTCTGAGCACCAGAATATGGTTAATAGATCTGCTTCACAGAATTGGCCATTATACAGAAACTAA
- a CDS encoding YjjI family glycine radical enzyme, whose amino-acid sequence MEEVLNIIKDGTLTQQQKIIALARQAENQLELPGLTEKEKNYLNSDLICDLAEGQAPYRPRYNLVDFDKFMEQGSEFLELFSPESLEEATNNLIILYQNIPSVTGMPVYIGELDKLLEPYIDLSSDPLKTIRLFLTAIDRTLPDSFVHADIGPEKTRAGGLILKAEKELANSVPNLTLKYDSELTDRDFALQAIETGLEVSKPYFANHRDYQGIFGDDYAIVSCYNALPVGGGSHTLVRMNLKAVVEKALEKEEFLADTLRDVSKTMLSIMDKRIAFLCEESPFFQSNFLVREGLLDKEKYTAMFGIYGMAQAVNLFLDGDSESGSYGRTDESQEVAKNILEVIQNEINEHENEHTSFNNGHYLLHAQSGIGEDVDTSPGCRIPYGEEPSIPEHLNFISPLHQYFPAGVSDIFTFDKTYKRNPEAILNIIEGAFEKGLRLFSFYNSENDLVRITGYLVKRSEIERLNQGEAVHKDTVVLGRDTLENSPEENRKVR is encoded by the coding sequence ATGGAAGAAGTATTAAATATAATTAAAGATGGCACTTTGACTCAGCAGCAGAAGATTATTGCATTAGCCAGGCAGGCTGAAAATCAACTTGAACTTCCTGGTTTAACTGAGAAGGAAAAAAACTATTTAAATTCAGATTTAATCTGCGATCTGGCAGAAGGGCAGGCACCCTATCGGCCAAGATATAATCTTGTGGATTTTGATAAATTTATGGAACAGGGGAGTGAGTTTTTAGAGCTTTTCAGCCCGGAATCCCTGGAAGAGGCTACTAATAATCTGATTATCTTATATCAGAATATTCCTTCTGTGACTGGTATGCCAGTTTATATTGGAGAACTTGATAAATTACTGGAGCCTTATATTGATTTAAGTTCTGATCCACTAAAAACAATCAGGCTTTTTTTGACAGCAATCGATAGAACATTGCCAGATAGTTTTGTCCATGCTGATATTGGCCCTGAAAAGACACGGGCAGGGGGACTCATTTTAAAGGCTGAAAAAGAACTTGCCAATTCAGTACCTAACCTGACACTCAAATATGATTCAGAGTTAACAGACAGGGATTTTGCTCTTCAGGCTATTGAAACTGGCCTTGAAGTCTCAAAACCCTACTTTGCCAATCATAGAGATTATCAGGGGATTTTTGGTGATGATTATGCAATTGTAAGTTGTTATAATGCCCTGCCAGTTGGTGGTGGCAGCCATACATTAGTTAGAATGAACTTAAAAGCTGTTGTCGAGAAGGCTTTAGAAAAAGAAGAGTTTTTAGCAGATACTCTAAGAGATGTCAGCAAGACAATGTTATCAATTATGGATAAAAGAATAGCATTTCTCTGTGAAGAGAGTCCATTTTTTCAGAGTAATTTTCTGGTAAGAGAAGGCTTGCTGGATAAAGAAAAATATACTGCCATGTTTGGCATTTATGGTATGGCTCAGGCTGTTAATCTATTTTTAGATGGAGATAGTGAGTCTGGTTCCTATGGCAGGACAGATGAGTCCCAGGAGGTAGCTAAAAATATTTTAGAGGTTATTCAGAATGAAATTAATGAGCATGAAAATGAGCATACTTCATTTAATAATGGCCATTACCTGCTCCATGCCCAATCCGGAATAGGGGAAGATGTTGACACTTCACCAGGCTGTCGGATTCCTTATGGTGAAGAGCCATCGATTCCTGAACATCTAAATTTTATTTCGCCACTCCATCAATATTTCCCTGCAGGGGTCAGTGATATCTTTACATTTGATAAGACCTATAAAAGAAATCCTGAAGCTATTTTAAATATTATCGAAGGTGCTTTTGAAAAAGGGTTAAGGTTATTCTCTTTTTATAATTCAGAGAATGATTTAGTAAGGATTACTGGCTATCTGGTTAAGAGATCTGAAATAGAGAGGCTAAATCAGGGAGAGGCAGTCCATAAGGATACTGTAGTTCTGGGCCGTGACACCTTAGAAAACTCTCCTGAGGAAAATAGGAAAGTTAGATAG
- a CDS encoding radical SAM protein gives MPVKKKAVVNRWIDFSPIDGPGNRTVIFFQGCNLNCSYCHNPETIEIYEDDKVPESLYLLTVDELIEKIEHNFSYISGITVSGGEPLLQVDFLKELFSRTKEFGLTNFIDTSGTVPFSRQKELLALTDGVMIDFKAGNNSDFLKVTGSDKLEIIKENIILLDDLGLLHEIRTVIAKGLIDYKKNTAEIAGFIAEIDPEIKFKMIGYRDHGVENGEDIREPTEEEMNKLVKLANSKGCNNIQIIG, from the coding sequence ATGCCAGTGAAGAAAAAAGCAGTGGTTAATAGATGGATAGATTTTAGCCCGATTGATGGTCCAGGTAATAGAACAGTAATATTTTTTCAGGGCTGTAATTTAAATTGTAGTTACTGCCATAACCCGGAAACTATTGAGATTTATGAGGATGATAAGGTTCCAGAATCGCTATATTTGTTAACTGTAGATGAGCTAATAGAAAAGATAGAGCATAATTTTTCCTATATATCAGGAATTACAGTTTCTGGCGGTGAACCATTGCTCCAGGTGGATTTTTTAAAAGAATTATTTTCTAGAACTAAGGAGTTCGGTTTAACTAATTTTATTGATACCAGTGGGACAGTTCCTTTTTCCAGGCAGAAAGAATTATTAGCATTGACCGACGGTGTTATGATTGATTTTAAGGCTGGAAATAATAGTGATTTTCTTAAAGTAACCGGATCTGACAAACTTGAAATCATTAAAGAAAATATTATTCTTTTAGATGACCTAGGCTTATTACATGAGATAAGAACAGTAATTGCAAAAGGGTTAATTGATTATAAGAAAAATACTGCCGAGATAGCAGGCTTTATAGCTGAAATAGATCCAGAAATTAAGTTTAAAATGATTGGATATCGAGATCATGGCGTTGAAAATGGTGAAGATATCAGGGAGCCGACTGAAGAAGAGATGAATAAACTGGTAAAGCTGGCAAACTCAAAAGGCTGTAATAATATTCAGATAATAGGTTAG
- a CDS encoding M3 family oligoendopeptidase encodes MEKRWSLEKLFPAIDSDEFKNTRKEFSAKLESLSGWEPAEDKSNQEIAEEFIENMQEFYRLMTLLMAYLQLKVSVDARNQQALKLIDELEKEAVKITAPRVKFMLWLKEIISDEKTVSGFVAGSDLLEEHQFVLEELLEESQYLLSENEEVLVAEMKRTGSSAWTKLQQKLTSTLMVDIELDGEEQELPLSVVRNLYFKADPEVRKTAYEAELAAYDKIDESVAAALNGIKGEVLTVTEKRGFDEPLDETLVNSRMDKETLDAMLEAMKNNLSAFHDFYNAKAKVLGHDRGLPFYDIFAPLGEVEMEFSYEEAKDFIIDNIREFSDEMADLYEEAFNNNWIDAEPRDGKRGGAFCYNINPIEESRILSNFTGSFSDMTTLAHELGHAYHGYCLSGESILNTDYPMPLAETASIFSETIVTNAALKEADQDEQFVILENSISGAGQVIVDIYSRFLFESRLFEARKNASLSVDDLKELMVEAQKDAYGDSLDHDYLHPSMWINKSHYYSAGNNYYNFPYAFGLLFGLGVYALYLKDEDDFLDKYNELLRATGQKKALDVAEMVGIDLHDPEFWEGSLEVIKQDIDRFLELAEDQY; translated from the coding sequence ATGGAGAAAAGGTGGAGTTTAGAAAAGTTATTTCCGGCAATTGATAGTGATGAATTCAAAAATACCAGGAAAGAGTTTTCAGCTAAGCTGGAAAGTCTGTCTGGCTGGGAACCTGCTGAAGATAAGAGTAACCAGGAAATTGCAGAAGAATTCATTGAAAATATGCAGGAATTCTACAGGCTAATGACATTATTAATGGCATATTTACAATTGAAGGTAAGTGTTGATGCCCGGAACCAGCAGGCATTAAAGTTGATCGATGAGCTAGAAAAAGAAGCTGTAAAGATTACAGCTCCTAGAGTTAAATTTATGCTCTGGCTAAAGGAGATAATCTCTGATGAAAAGACTGTCTCTGGTTTTGTGGCAGGCTCTGATTTATTGGAGGAACATCAATTTGTTCTTGAAGAATTACTGGAGGAGAGTCAGTATTTATTGTCTGAAAATGAAGAGGTTTTAGTTGCTGAGATGAAAAGAACTGGCTCTTCAGCCTGGACAAAATTACAGCAGAAATTAACTTCTACTTTGATGGTTGATATTGAACTGGATGGTGAAGAACAGGAGCTACCTCTTTCTGTTGTCAGGAATTTATATTTCAAAGCTGATCCTGAAGTTAGAAAGACAGCCTATGAAGCTGAGCTGGCAGCCTATGATAAGATAGATGAATCTGTGGCAGCAGCTCTAAATGGCATTAAAGGTGAAGTCCTGACAGTTACTGAAAAGAGAGGTTTTGATGAACCTCTAGATGAAACTCTTGTTAATTCAAGAATGGATAAAGAGACTTTAGATGCGATGCTTGAAGCCATGAAAAATAATCTTTCGGCTTTCCATGATTTCTATAATGCTAAAGCAAAAGTATTAGGCCATGACAGAGGCCTGCCCTTTTATGATATCTTTGCGCCTTTAGGTGAGGTTGAGATGGAATTTAGTTATGAAGAGGCTAAAGACTTTATTATTGATAATATAAGGGAGTTCAGTGATGAAATGGCCGACCTTTATGAGGAAGCCTTTAATAATAATTGGATTGATGCTGAACCTAGAGATGGCAAAAGAGGCGGTGCTTTCTGCTATAATATTAATCCGATTGAAGAGAGCAGGATTTTGAGTAACTTTACCGGTTCATTCAGTGATATGACAACTCTGGCCCATGAACTTGGCCATGCCTATCATGGTTACTGCTTGAGTGGCGAGAGTATCTTAAATACTGATTACCCAATGCCATTAGCTGAAACGGCTTCTATCTTTAGTGAGACTATCGTGACCAATGCAGCTTTAAAAGAGGCTGATCAGGATGAGCAGTTTGTTATTTTAGAAAACAGTATTTCTGGCGCAGGTCAGGTGATTGTTGATATCTATAGCAGGTTCTTATTTGAGAGCAGGCTATTTGAGGCCAGAAAGAATGCTTCTTTAAGTGTTGATGATTTAAAAGAACTGATGGTAGAAGCTCAAAAAGATGCCTATGGTGACTCATTAGACCATGATTATCTCCACCCCTCAATGTGGATTAATAAATCCCATTATTATTCTGCAGGCAATAATTATTATAATTTCCCTTATGCATTTGGCTTACTATTTGGTCTCGGTGTATATGCGCTGTATCTAAAAGATGAGGATGATTTTTTAGATAAATATAATGAGCTATTGCGGGCAACAGGTCAGAAGAAGGCTCTTGATGTAGCTGAAATGGTTGGCATTGATCTTCATGACCCTGAATTCTGGGAAGGTTCCCTGGAAGTTATAAAACAGGATATTGATAGATTTTTAGAATTAGCTGAAGATCAATACTAG